A single region of the Salicibibacter cibi genome encodes:
- a CDS encoding winged helix-turn-helix transcriptional regulator → MNIDPKQCHVEEALEIVVGKWKPIILLNLLKYGTLRFNELKRSVPNITQKMLTKHLRELEEEDIITRMVYPQVPPKVEYSITEYGRSLEPILEAMHEWGTKHQNRKRTKSVR, encoded by the coding sequence ATGAATATTGATCCTAAACAATGTCACGTCGAGGAAGCTTTGGAGATTGTGGTAGGAAAATGGAAACCGATTATTTTATTAAATTTGCTAAAATATGGAACGTTACGCTTCAATGAGCTAAAGCGCAGCGTACCTAATATTACACAAAAAATGTTGACAAAACATTTACGCGAATTGGAAGAAGAGGATATTATCACGCGAATGGTTTACCCGCAAGTGCCGCCAAAGGTCGAGTATTCGATCACGGAATATGGAAGGAGCCTGGAACCGATTTTGGAAGCGATGCACGAATGGGGGACGAAACACCAGAATCGCAAACGTACAAAAAGCGTGCGATAA
- the dnaB gene encoding replicative DNA helicase, translated as MNGKGGRALTDILSGERTPPQNIAAEQAVLGAIFLEEESLITATERLRPEDFYRASHQRIFRVMTDLSEKAEPVDLVTVTSQLQDHEWLEEAGGISYLTDLANAVPTAANVGYYSRIIEEKALLRRLIRAATSIVSEGYTEEQEVDEVLGDAERMIMEVSNRRTSGSFLSIKEVLMETYDNIEMLQSRGDALTGVASGFQELDRMTAGFQNSDLIIVAARPSMGKTAFALNITQNIATKTDENVAIFSLEMGATQLVQRMLCAEGNIDGSRLRTGQLLEEDWEKLAMAMGTLSRAGVYIDDSPGIKVADIRAKCRRLQQEKGLGMVMIDYLQLIQGRGTESRQQEVSEISRNLKAIARELNVPVIALSQLSRGVESRQDKRPMMSDLRESGSIEQDADIVAFLYREDYYDQEAENQNVIEIIISKQRNGPVGNVELAFIKEYNKFVNLDRKHEESVAPPGA; from the coding sequence ATGAACGGGAAAGGAGGCCGTGCGTTGACTGATATTTTAAGCGGCGAACGTACGCCGCCACAAAATATAGCAGCTGAACAAGCGGTTTTAGGGGCGATTTTTCTTGAAGAAGAGTCCCTTATCACCGCTACGGAACGGTTAAGGCCCGAAGATTTTTACCGAGCGTCCCATCAACGGATTTTTCGGGTGATGACAGACCTTTCGGAAAAGGCAGAGCCTGTTGACCTTGTTACAGTGACGTCACAGTTGCAAGATCACGAATGGCTGGAAGAAGCCGGTGGAATTTCCTATCTCACCGATCTCGCCAATGCTGTTCCGACAGCAGCAAATGTAGGTTACTACTCGCGGATTATTGAGGAAAAAGCGCTTTTGCGACGTTTGATCCGAGCAGCAACCTCTATTGTTTCCGAAGGGTATACAGAAGAGCAAGAAGTGGATGAAGTGCTTGGCGATGCGGAACGGATGATCATGGAGGTCTCGAATCGACGGACATCCGGGTCTTTTTTATCCATCAAAGAAGTGCTTATGGAGACGTACGACAACATTGAAATGTTGCAAAGCCGTGGCGACGCCCTCACCGGAGTCGCGAGCGGTTTTCAGGAACTGGATCGCATGACCGCAGGGTTTCAAAACAGTGATTTAATTATTGTTGCTGCGCGTCCTTCCATGGGAAAAACGGCGTTCGCCTTGAACATTACGCAAAACATCGCGACAAAAACAGATGAAAATGTGGCGATCTTTAGCCTCGAAATGGGTGCGACCCAACTCGTGCAGCGGATGTTATGCGCAGAGGGAAATATTGATGGCTCCCGTCTTCGTACCGGCCAACTGTTGGAAGAAGATTGGGAAAAATTAGCCATGGCAATGGGAACTCTTTCGCGTGCGGGTGTTTATATTGATGATTCTCCCGGCATTAAAGTTGCTGATATCCGTGCCAAATGCCGGCGTTTGCAACAGGAAAAAGGCCTTGGCATGGTTATGATTGATTATTTGCAGCTCATTCAGGGTCGGGGTACCGAGAGTCGGCAGCAAGAAGTATCGGAGATCTCGCGGAATCTTAAGGCGATCGCACGCGAGTTAAACGTCCCCGTGATTGCCCTCTCCCAACTTTCCCGGGGTGTGGAGTCAAGACAGGATAAACGACCGATGATGTCGGACTTGCGGGAGTCGGGGAGTATCGAGCAGGATGCGGATATTGTTGCTTTTTTATACAGGGAAGATTACTACGATCAAGAAGCCGAGAATCAAAATGTTATCGAAATTATCATATCCAAACAACGGAACGGACCGGTCGGAAACGTGGAACTGGCATTTATTAAAGAGTACAATAAATTTGTGAACCTCGATCGGAAGCACGAGGAGAGTGTGGCGCCGCCCGGCGCCTAA
- a CDS encoding adenylosuccinate synthase, with the protein MSSIVIVGTQWGDEGKGKITDYLSENAEVIARYQGGNNAGHTIKFDGETYKLHLVPSGIFSDEKICVIGNGMVIDPKALVEELEGLEARGIETSNLRISNRAHVILPYHIQQDIAEEESKGASKIGTTKKGIGPAYMDKAARVGIRVADLLEKEAFADKLDRNLKEKNRLLEKIYETEGFRVEDILEEYYEYGQRLAAYVCDTSVVLNDAIDQGRRVLFEGAQGVMLDIDQGTYPFVTSSNPIAGGVTIGSGVGPSKIHHVVGVSKAYTTRVGDGPFPTELTDAVGDRIRDIGNEYGTTTGRPRRVGWFDSVVVRHARRVSGITDLSLNCLDVLSGLDTVKICVAYEYRGERMEEFPASLNVLAECKPIYEEMPGWNENITEARSLGDLPVRARHYAERIAQLTNIPLSVFSVGPDRTQTNEVRGVWGL; encoded by the coding sequence TTGTCATCCATCGTTATCGTGGGAACACAGTGGGGGGACGAAGGCAAAGGAAAGATTACGGATTACCTATCGGAAAATGCGGAAGTGATTGCCCGTTATCAAGGGGGCAACAATGCCGGACATACGATTAAGTTTGACGGTGAAACCTACAAGTTACACCTCGTACCCTCCGGTATTTTTTCTGATGAAAAGATCTGTGTCATCGGTAACGGGATGGTGATTGACCCGAAAGCATTGGTCGAAGAATTGGAAGGGCTTGAAGCGCGCGGAATCGAGACAAGCAATTTGCGGATCAGCAACCGCGCCCATGTCATTCTTCCTTATCATATTCAACAGGATATTGCGGAAGAGGAAAGCAAAGGGGCAAGCAAGATCGGGACGACGAAGAAAGGCATTGGGCCGGCGTATATGGATAAGGCCGCCCGTGTTGGCATTCGTGTCGCCGATCTGCTTGAGAAAGAGGCGTTTGCCGATAAACTGGATCGTAATCTAAAAGAAAAAAATCGCCTACTCGAAAAAATCTATGAAACGGAAGGGTTCCGCGTCGAGGATATTCTTGAGGAGTATTATGAGTATGGGCAACGTTTAGCAGCTTATGTTTGTGACACGTCGGTTGTTTTGAACGATGCCATTGACCAAGGGCGGCGCGTCTTATTTGAAGGGGCGCAGGGCGTAATGCTTGATATCGACCAGGGAACGTATCCGTTTGTCACGTCGTCGAATCCGATTGCCGGCGGGGTAACGATCGGTTCCGGTGTCGGTCCTTCAAAAATTCATCACGTTGTCGGGGTGTCGAAGGCTTATACGACGAGGGTTGGGGACGGACCGTTTCCGACCGAACTCACCGATGCAGTGGGAGATCGGATTCGCGATATCGGTAATGAATACGGAACGACGACAGGACGCCCTCGCCGCGTCGGCTGGTTTGACTCTGTCGTCGTCCGCCACGCTCGCCGGGTGAGCGGCATTACCGACTTGTCATTAAATTGTCTTGATGTGCTTTCCGGGCTTGATACGGTGAAAATTTGTGTGGCCTATGAATACCGAGGGGAGCGAATGGAAGAGTTTCCCGCAAGTTTGAATGTACTCGCCGAATGTAAACCGATCTACGAAGAAATGCCTGGATGGAACGAGAATATTACCGAAGCTCGTAGTCTAGGTGATTTGCCGGTACGGGCACGGCATTATGCGGAACGTATCGCTCAACTGACAAACATTCCGTTGTCGGTGTTCTCGGTTGGACCAGATCGAACACAAACGAATGAAGTGCGTGGCGTGTGGGGATTGTAA
- a CDS encoding LLM class flavin-dependent oxidoreductase — protein MENYRIDPAKGMEFGLYTLGDHLPNPIAGERISAEQRIHEFIELAQLAEQAGIDFFSVGESHQEYFATQAHAVVLSAIAQATEKIKISSSSTIISTSDPVRVYENFSTIDLISKGRAEIVAGRASRVGLFDLLGYDLRNYEELYEEKFELLLKINQEEVVNWEGEFRAPLKDARVLPRPQNGSLPIWRAVGGNPASAIKAGYAGVPMYLAHLGGPVASFKRAIDAYREAATQSGFDPTELPISTAGFFYTAETTQQAQKEYYPHINEGMKLTNGQGFPKQAFAQSDDLRTVINVGSPQQVIEKILYQHEQFGHQRFIAQMDFGGVPFDKLRKNIELIGTEILPAIKKYTAKQ, from the coding sequence ATGGAAAATTATCGTATCGATCCGGCTAAAGGCATGGAATTTGGCCTTTATACATTGGGTGATCACTTGCCGAATCCAATCGCGGGAGAACGAATCTCTGCAGAACAACGGATTCATGAGTTCATTGAATTAGCGCAATTAGCCGAGCAGGCGGGGATTGATTTTTTCAGCGTCGGTGAAAGCCATCAAGAATATTTTGCCACACAGGCGCACGCGGTTGTTTTATCGGCAATTGCCCAGGCAACCGAAAAAATAAAAATATCAAGTTCTTCTACGATTATCAGTACGTCAGACCCGGTGCGGGTGTATGAGAATTTCTCGACGATTGATTTGATTTCGAAGGGACGCGCGGAAATTGTCGCAGGTCGTGCTTCGCGTGTGGGGTTGTTTGATTTGCTCGGTTACGATCTTCGCAATTATGAGGAGCTCTATGAAGAAAAGTTCGAGCTATTATTGAAAATCAACCAAGAGGAAGTCGTCAATTGGGAAGGAGAATTCCGCGCGCCGTTAAAAGATGCCCGGGTGCTTCCTCGTCCGCAAAATGGGTCCTTGCCGATTTGGCGCGCAGTCGGCGGTAATCCGGCAAGTGCCATCAAAGCTGGATATGCCGGTGTTCCGATGTATTTGGCTCATTTAGGCGGACCTGTCGCCAGTTTTAAACGGGCGATTGATGCTTATCGCGAGGCTGCAACCCAAAGTGGTTTTGATCCAACAGAACTCCCGATTTCAACCGCCGGCTTTTTTTACACAGCAGAAACGACTCAGCAGGCACAGAAAGAATATTATCCTCATATCAATGAAGGGATGAAGTTGACAAATGGGCAGGGATTTCCGAAGCAGGCATTTGCACAGAGTGACGATCTGCGTACCGTAATAAATGTGGGCAGTCCGCAGCAGGTAATCGAAAAAATTCTCTATCAGCATGAACAATTCGGTCATCAGCGTTTTATTGCACAAATGGATTTCGGCGGCGTACCGTTTGATAAACTACGAAAAAACATTGAGCTCATCGGAACAGAAATTTTACCGGCTATCAAGAAATATACGGCCAAGCAGTAG